The sequence TCGTGACGACAAGCGAGAGCTCCGGATGCCGGCGCGCGACGCGCTCCATCGCTGCGAGCAGCACGTCGAAGCCCTTGCGCCGCTCGGCGGCGCCGACGTAGAGCACGTACGGCCGCATCGCCGCAACGTCGAGAGCGACCGGTACCGGCGGACGCGGCGGGTCGGCGCCGAGTGCGATCGGCACGAGGCGCTCGGGCGGGAGCTGCAGCTCGCGCGCGAGCTCGCTCTGCGCGAAGCGGGAGTCGGTGATCAGAGCGCGGCAGCGCTGGGCCGCCGCGCGGAAGATCGCCTGCGTCTGCGGCGCGTAATCGCGAACGACGAAGTTCGAGGCGTCGTGCAGCGTCGCGGTCGCGGGAAGGGAGAAGCTCGTCCAACTGCATCCGTTGAACGGAAACCAGAGCGCATCGAGTCCGGCCCGCCCGTGCAGACGGCGCGAGACGACCCGATACGGCCGTCCGTCAACCTCCCGCAGATAGCGCCCGCGCACCGTCCAGGTGTGCCACTCCGGCACGATCAGCGTCGGCTCGATCCGCAGACGATCGCGCTCCCACCAGACGCGCAAGATCTCGCGGAGATAGCGCCCGATGCCGCGGCGATCGCCCGGGAGATTCCAGGCGTCGACCCCGAGCCGAATCACCGCGCGACCGATCGGAAGAGCGCGAGGTGCCGCTCGACGCTGCGTTCCCAGGTGAACTCGGCGGCGCGCGCAACACCGGCTGCGCGCAGGCGCTCGCGCAATGGCTCGTTCTCGGCGACCTCGCGAAGCGCGGCTGCCCACGCCGCGGCGTCGCCGGGGGGAGCGTAGAGGGCCGCTTCGCCGCCGATCTCCGGCAAGCAGCTCGCGCGCGACGCAACGACGGGCGTCGCGCACGCCATCGCTTCGAGCATCGGCATTCCGAAGGTCTCGTGGTAGGACGCGAGCGTCAGCGCGATCGCGCCTCGATAGCATGCGCGCATCGTCTCGCTCGAACCGGCGATCAAGTCATCGCCGAGATTCCCGACGTAAACGACGCCGGGGAGGTCGGGAGCGCGCGGCCCCACGATCGCAAGCGCGGGTCCGTCGCGGGCCGGGTAGGCTTGGCGGTACGCGTCGTAGAGCAACGGAAAGTTCTTGCGCGGCTCGCCAATCGGATCGCCGACGAAGAGCAGGTAGCGGCGTCCCTCGAGCGGCGCGGGGAGCGGACGCGCCTCACCGGGCGAGAACGAGCGCTCGACGCCGTGCTCGATTACCTCGATGCGATCGAGCGGAACGCCGAGCAGTTCGTGAACCTCGCTGCGGCCGAAGTTGGAGACGGCGACGACGCGCGCGGCAGTGCGGGCCGAGCGTAGGAACGGCTCCTGCGCGTGCGCGCGCCGTTGCGGATCGGGGTTCGGGTAGCGAAAGGGAACGGCGTCGTGAATCGTCGCGACGCTCGGAAGCGGCGACGAGAAGAACGTGCCGTTGGCCGGATGCCAGATCGCGTCGGCATCCCGCTCGGTCGCGCGCGACCCAATGGAAAACGCTTCGCTGCCCAGGGCTCGCGCGTAAGCCGCGCGCTGCCGCCGTGGAAACGGCCCGTCGGCCAGAAGGAGAAGCGAAACGTCGTCGCGCTCGACGAGCCGTCGCAGGATCGCCCGCGCATAACGCCCGATCCCGCGCGTATCTTCGGCGATTACGCGCGCGTCGACCGCTAACCGCAAAGGGCCAAACTCCGTCGCTCCTCGCATGAGGTCGCACGTAGAATTGCCGGCAGTACCGCAGGCGCTCGCGGCGGCCGGGGTGTAATCATCGAAACATGGTGCGACCGCATCCAGATCAATAGTTCTCCGCGCGTCGCCGCGCACCTGATTCTCGGCCCGCGCGAAGAGCCGTTTCTGCCGGCGATGCTCGACTCGATCGCAAACGCCGCGTCGCTGCTCATCGTCAACGACAACGGGCCCGATCCGTCGCCGCACGCGGCGATTCTGGCCGCAAGCAGCTTCGGACGCAAGTCGCGGCTGATCGTCGACCGGACGCCGTTCGACGGATTCGCGAGCGCGCGCAACGTCTGCTTGCGCATCCACGCGGAACGCAACGCCGGCGACTGGGTTGCCTTCATTGACGCGGACGAGGTGCACGGCCCGGGCATCGGCGGAATCGCCGAGCGTCTCGCCACCGTGCCGGCGGCCTACGATTTCGTAGACGGCTACACGTGGCATTTCTTCGGATCGTTCGTCCACTACACGTCCATCGAGCGGCGAATGATGTTCTTTCGCTACCGGCCCGGCTCTCGCTGGGAGGGCGACGTGCACGAACGGTTGGTTGGACTGACCGGCAGACGAATCGCGTTACCGTACGTCTACGCGCACTACGGTCACACGCTCGAGCCGCGGCGTCACGCGGAGAAGGGACGCCACTATTCGTCGCTCGGCGCGCCGGGAAACGTGTTGCGGGAAGAAGAACTCGATTCATTCGACGTGGTGCGCTACTTCAAGCCTGTCTATCCGCGACTGCTCCGCTTCCGCGGCGCGCATCCCGAGGCGGCGCGCGCGACGCTGGCGCGTCTCGAGCCCGAGATGCGCCGCCATCACGATCTCACGGAAGAAGTGGTACGAGCGCAGCCGCCGCAGATTGCGATGCGCAACCTGTTCCGCGCACTCAACTACGAGATGCGCTGGCGCTCCCGGGGTCTCGACCCCCTGGGACGGCGGTTGGCCGGTTCGTGAAAGGCTCTTTTGCCGAAAATTATTGCCAAATTCTAGCGGAAACGCTATACTTGCTTCGAGGGGCCAGCTTACTGACCGCCCCTAGGATGCTATGAGCTCAGGGATGCCCCGCCTTGGGCCGTCGATTGTTCGGCGCCCGGGCTTAGAGGACTGGTTAGGACGCTTTAAGAGCGTTCCAGTTCGGTTTTTGGTGGCGCCGCCGGGATTCGGCAAGACCATGGCGCTGCTTGGGTATTTGCGGCACTCCGCGAGCAACGGATTCTACTGCGCCGTCCCCGCCGGAGCGAGCGCCGAGGCGCTTCTCGGGGCCCTCGGACAGGCGCTCCAGCTTGAGGCGCCCCCGGCGACGGCAGACGGACTGGTCGCAGCGCTCGCCCAGCGCGCGCCGGCCGAGCTCGCCCTCGACTTTGAAGACCTCCCGGCCCAGGACGGCGTCGAGGTCGTCCTCCGGCTGATCGACGAGCTGCCCGACGAGGTTGCCCTTCTGATCGCCTGTCGCGCGCGGACCGCCTTCCAAGTCGGCCGCTTCGTCTCGCAGGGGAGCGCCGTGCTCTGCGACGCCGAGCGGCTCGCCTTCGACGCGGCCGGCATCCGTCACGTCGCCGAGACGCTCAACGTCCCGTTCACCCACGCCGACGTTCTGCGGATGCTCGAGGCGACCGACGGCTGGCCGCAAGTCGTCAGCGGCGCGTTGCGCAAGGCCGCGGAAGACAGCGTGAGCCTCTCGCAGGCCTTCGAACACTGGCGCATGCGCCACGGCCACCTCTTCAACGAATTCATCGCCGCGGCGCTCACGCACGTCTCGGAGCAGGAAGCCGATCTCGTGCTCAAGCTCATGAGCGGCTCGCATCTCGACGATCGCGTACAACTGCAGTCGCTCGAAGAGCAGGGGCTCTTCGTCGTGCACACGCCCGACGGTTATCGCCCGCTCCGCGCGCTCTCGCGCAGCCGCCTCTACGATCGTTACGGCCGGCGCGTGCAGTCGGCGACGCCGATGCAGGTGCGTCTCTTCGGCTGGTTCCTCGCCGAGATCGACCGCCAGCCGATCGAGTGGGTGCGCCGCCGCGACCGCCAGATCTTCAAATATATCGCGCTCCAGCCCAACGGAAGCGTCTCGCGCGCCGAAGTCGGGCAGGTCTTCTGGCCGGGCGCGGAGCGGCACCTCGTCGCTCAGAGCCTTCGGACGGTCTGCTCGAACATCCGCAAGGCGATCGCGAACATCGTCGGATTCAAGCAGGTCGAGGCCTACTTCCGCGCCGGCGACGAGCTTGCGATCGATCTCGACAACGTGATCATCGACGTCAACCGCTTCGTCTCGCACGCCAACGATGCCGACGAGCAGTACGAACGCGGCGAGATGCGGGCCGCCTACGCGCACTATCGCAGCGCGGCGCGGGTCTACCGCGGCGACCTCTTGATCGGCGACGCCCACGAGCCGTGGGTGGGGACGCTCGATACGATTCTCAAGCAGCGCCACGCGGCGATCCAAGATCGCATCAACGAGATCGTCGCCGCCTTCGACGGCCAGCAGCCCGACCAGGAAGCGAACCTCCGTCTCGCTTAGGGAGCGGAACCCGGTGCGAAGTCCCTGGATCAGCGCGGCCGTTATCATCATAGCGCTCTCGGCGCTCGGACTCCAAGCCGGTGTGGTAACGCGCACCGGCTTTTTGATGGGGGACTTCCGCGCGTTCTACTGCGCGGCGCGCGTGACGTCGCAGGGCGCGAATCCGTATCTTGCCGAGCCGCTGCGAACCTGCGAGACGGGCATCGGCGCGAGGCGCTTCTTCGAGACCAATCCGGGCGTGACGATTCCCGCTCCGCTTCCGGCGTACGCGATCGCGGCGCTCGTGCCGCTCGCGATGCTGCCGTTCACGGTCGCCGCGCTGCTCTGGTGCGCGCTGCTCTTCGCTGCGTGGATCGTCTGCGTCGCGGCGCTCGCGCGCGTCGCGCGCGTGCCGTGGGAGGTCGCGCTGGCGGTCTTCTCGCTCTCGCTGGGTGCGCTCTCGCTGCCGTTCGGCGAGGTCGTGCCGCTCGCCGTCGCATTCATCTGCCTGGCCGCGTACTACGCGCAGCAGGCTCGCTGGCGCGCAGCGGCGCTCTGCACCGCCGGCGCGATGATCGAGCCGCACCTCGGCCTGCCGGTCGCGCTCGCGCTCGCCGTCTGGCGCCCGGCGACGCGCCTGCCGTTGGCGGTCGCGTTCGTCCTGCTCGGAGCGCTCGCCGTCGTCGCGATCGGGCCGGCGGCGAACTTAGAATACTTCACGAGCGTGCTGCCCTCGCACGCGCTCTCCGAGGCGACGCGCGACACGCAGTATAGCCTGACCGCGATCCTCACCGCGTTGGGCGTCGTTCCCACGATCGCGGTAAAGGCCGGCGCGGTCTGGTACGCGGGGATGCTCGTTATCGGCACGATCGTCGCCGGCCGCGTCGCGAAACGCTCGGCCAACGAAGCCTTTCTCGTCTGCGTCCCGCCGGCGTTCGCGGTCTTCGGCGGGAGCTTCATTCACGTCACGCAGATCGCCGCGGCGCTCCCCGCGGCACTCTTGCTCGTCGCGTCGCCGAAGACCGAGCACCGCGCGGCGGCGCTCGTAACGCTGCTCGTGCTCGTCGTGCCGTGGGGCTGGGTCGTCTCGCCGGCGCTCATCGTGGCGCCGCTCTTCCCAGTGGCATACCTCGCGTGGCGTTTTTGGGGCGACAACCTCAACGCGGTGCTCGTCGCCGGAATCGCCGCCGCGGTGTTGCTCTTAGGATTGCAGCGGCTCTACACGGTGCACGGGCCCCGTCTCGCCGTGCCGACCGCGGCTCCGGCAATCGACTCGCGCCTCGCCGAGGCATCGTGGAGCGCGTACTCACGCAAGGGCGTGACTGACAGTGTGGCGGCCTGGGCGGTGCGCATTCCGACCTGGGCCGCCCTCTTCGCCCTGCTCGCCCTGTACGCGCCGAGAGAGGCGCCGTAAATGCGAGGCCCGTGGATCGCCGTCGCGCTCTTCTGCACGCTCGTCCCGCTCGCCGGCCAGTTCTACGGCGATCGTGCCGGGGGTTGGCTCGGAATCGATTTTCGCGCGTATTACTGCGCCTCGCTCGCGCAGCGGGAGGGCAACGATCCGTACTTCGCGTCGTCGATCGCGCGCTGCGAGAGCGAGACGCCCGCGCCGTTCTATCGCAGCCCGAAGAACGTGACGGTTCCGGCGCCGTATCCCCCGTACGCGCTCGCGCTCTTCTATCCGCTTACGTATCTGCCGTTCGGCGCCGCCGCCGCCGTCTGGTGGACGATCCTGCTCGGTTGCGTCGCGGCGGCTGCGTACGCGCTCGCGCGGATCGCAAAGCAGCCGATCCTCGTCGGATGGAGCGTCGTCGTGCTCTCGCTCGGCCTCACCTCGCTTAGCAGCGGAAACGTGCTCCCGCTCGGGGTTGCCGCGGTGATCGTCGCCGGGCTCTTCGTTGCGCGCGGCGAGCTCGTCCCGGCGGTCGGCGCCGTCGTCGTCGCGATGGTCGAGCCGCACATCGCACTGCCGGCCGCGCTCGCGCTCTTCGTGCGATATCGAGCGACGCGACTGCCGCTCGCGCTCGCTCTTGTCGCGCTCGCGGCGATCTCGGTTGCGATCGCGGGACCCGACCGCGCGCTCGCCTACGTGACCGACGTGCTGCCCGCTCACGCGCTCTCGGAAGTCTCGCGCGATAACCAGTACAGTTTCTCTACGGTCTTGGCGGCGTTCGGCGTGCCCGACGCCTCCGCCGTGCTCGCCGGCAGCTTCTCGTACGCGTTGGCGTGCGTCGCCGGCATCGTGCTCGGCCTGCGCCTCGCCGGACGCTACGACGAACCGGCGCTGACGCTGCTCGTGCCGCCGGCAATATCGCTGCTCGGCGGCGCGTTCGTTCACACCGGCGAGATCGCGATGGCGATTCCGGCGTGTTTGCTGCTCTACGTGCGGGCGCGCGCGTATCGCCCGTGGCTCTTCGGCTCGCTGCTCCTGCTGGCGGTTCCGTGGATGCTCTCGACCTCGATCGCGCTCTTCCTCGCCCCGCTCTTCCCCGTCGCCTATCTGACCTACGAG is a genomic window of Candidatus Binatia bacterium containing:
- a CDS encoding BTAD domain-containing putative transcriptional regulator; the protein is MALLGYLRHSASNGFYCAVPAGASAEALLGALGQALQLEAPPATADGLVAALAQRAPAELALDFEDLPAQDGVEVVLRLIDELPDEVALLIACRARTAFQVGRFVSQGSAVLCDAERLAFDAAGIRHVAETLNVPFTHADVLRMLEATDGWPQVVSGALRKAAEDSVSLSQAFEHWRMRHGHLFNEFIAAALTHVSEQEADLVLKLMSGSHLDDRVQLQSLEEQGLFVVHTPDGYRPLRALSRSRLYDRYGRRVQSATPMQVRLFGWFLAEIDRQPIEWVRRRDRQIFKYIALQPNGSVSRAEVGQVFWPGAERHLVAQSLRTVCSNIRKAIANIVGFKQVEAYFRAGDELAIDLDNVIIDVNRFVSHANDADEQYERGEMRAAYAHYRSAARVYRGDLLIGDAHEPWVGTLDTILKQRHAAIQDRINEIVAAFDGQQPDQEANLRLA
- a CDS encoding glycosyltransferase family 87 protein, encoding MRSPWISAAVIIIALSALGLQAGVVTRTGFLMGDFRAFYCAARVTSQGANPYLAEPLRTCETGIGARRFFETNPGVTIPAPLPAYAIAALVPLAMLPFTVAALLWCALLFAAWIVCVAALARVARVPWEVALAVFSLSLGALSLPFGEVVPLAVAFICLAAYYAQQARWRAAALCTAGAMIEPHLGLPVALALAVWRPATRLPLAVAFVLLGALAVVAIGPAANLEYFTSVLPSHALSEATRDTQYSLTAILTALGVVPTIAVKAGAVWYAGMLVIGTIVAGRVAKRSANEAFLVCVPPAFAVFGGSFIHVTQIAAALPAALLLVASPKTEHRAAALVTLLVLVVPWGWVVSPALIVAPLFPVAYLAWRFWGDNLNAVLVAGIAAAVLLLGLQRLYTVHGPRLAVPTAAPAIDSRLAEASWSAYSRKGVTDSVAAWAVRIPTWAALFALLALYAPREAP
- a CDS encoding glycosyltransferase family 1 protein, producing MRLAVDARVIAEDTRGIGRYARAILRRLVERDDVSLLLLADGPFPRRQRAAYARALGSEAFSIGSRATERDADAIWHPANGTFFSSPLPSVATIHDAVPFRYPNPDPQRRAHAQEPFLRSARTAARVVAVSNFGRSEVHELLGVPLDRIEVIEHGVERSFSPGEARPLPAPLEGRRYLLFVGDPIGEPRKNFPLLYDAYRQAYPARDGPALAIVGPRAPDLPGVVYVGNLGDDLIAGSSETMRACYRGAIALTLASYHETFGMPMLEAMACATPVVASRASCLPEIGGEAALYAPPGDAAAWAAALREVAENEPLRERLRAAGVARAAEFTWERSVERHLALFRSVAR
- a CDS encoding glycosyltransferase — encoded protein: MPAMLDSIANAASLLIVNDNGPDPSPHAAILAASSFGRKSRLIVDRTPFDGFASARNVCLRIHAERNAGDWVAFIDADEVHGPGIGGIAERLATVPAAYDFVDGYTWHFFGSFVHYTSIERRMMFFRYRPGSRWEGDVHERLVGLTGRRIALPYVYAHYGHTLEPRRHAEKGRHYSSLGAPGNVLREEELDSFDVVRYFKPVYPRLLRFRGAHPEAARATLARLEPEMRRHHDLTEEVVRAQPPQIAMRNLFRALNYEMRWRSRGLDPLGRRLAGS
- a CDS encoding glycosyltransferase family 1 protein, which produces MIRLGVDAWNLPGDRRGIGRYLREILRVWWERDRLRIEPTLIVPEWHTWTVRGRYLREVDGRPYRVVSRRLHGRAGLDALWFPFNGCSWTSFSLPATATLHDASNFVVRDYAPQTQAIFRAAAQRCRALITDSRFAQSELARELQLPPERLVPIALGADPPRPPVPVALDVAAMRPYVLYVGAAERRKGFDVLLAAMERVARRHPELSLVVTTRLEGWAAPAGVRIVELGHVDDDVLAALYRGCAALAFPSRYEGFGLPVLEAMRYGAPVIAARASAVPETAGDAACYVPPEDDAALAEAILHIFEDAAYAQELRRRGPPHAAGFTWESTAARTLAVIEGTLT
- a CDS encoding glycosyltransferase 87 family protein codes for the protein MRGPWIAVALFCTLVPLAGQFYGDRAGGWLGIDFRAYYCASLAQREGNDPYFASSIARCESETPAPFYRSPKNVTVPAPYPPYALALFYPLTYLPFGAAAAVWWTILLGCVAAAAYALARIAKQPILVGWSVVVLSLGLTSLSSGNVLPLGVAAVIVAGLFVARGELVPAVGAVVVAMVEPHIALPAALALFVRYRATRLPLALALVALAAISVAIAGPDRALAYVTDVLPAHALSEVSRDNQYSFSTVLAAFGVPDASAVLAGSFSYALACVAGIVLGLRLAGRYDEPALTLLVPPAISLLGGAFVHTGEIAMAIPACLLLYVRARAYRPWLFGSLLLLAVPWMLSTSIALFLAPLFPVAYLTYELWRRERKAALAAALASAAIIAGLFVLSASSGGAPLPHAHAHPPIDPRLAEASWRELVLGNTTNRPIMWLLRAPTWAGLIGFAVTAVALARQATLPLPV